A window from Vigna angularis cultivar LongXiaoDou No.4 chromosome 7, ASM1680809v1, whole genome shotgun sequence encodes these proteins:
- the LOC128197878 gene encoding exocyst complex component EXO70B1-like, whose amino-acid sequence MTSVYSYFVGTKVKGKPDVYSVVSNAAFAIMSLGLSTFSPFGFKVDLMYFFCGVLIVQLMKIKLWLIIVGGCFSYSLNILHSTLDTDQRSYDLLSITIDPRSQSQSQVSTGSVSPPDSPRVHVPVPPQADPIPLGSPLQRGNSRRVLARRDFMSHIEELEKENEKVINTILKLVGGYLKANVVNEDQIAVPEIQADDNLVKDMLPSDLIDKLRYTGKLMFQNECRSLYSSCRRLFLKECLSKLGLEIEELNVEDFDKMEKIGSLIKALNITVRILFPNERILCAHVFPESYNADISFAEVCTELSISLLRFVNTLATENHQWSYHLVHVIPNVFKTLIDLIPMFDSLFYGQLFSESLRNGAILVGKRLGVFVELESLIHREVAKETVPNGGIHPTTHRVMDYLREVFTDDETFPIRRGISSFSDQVARIIKVLDTNLEAKSKSYTDPALGHVFMINNLMFLQFGEDYIYGEILGQGWYKSKINQHIELYQRSSWDKILELLKVSSRELLAESMKKKLKLFNQQFNEICKAQSEWLIFDDELREVVVKSVENTLLPTYGTFIGMIHDVVGKDAYKFIRYGIQNIQDRFSHLFSLKIA is encoded by the coding sequence atGACTTCTGTGTACTCCTATTTCGTTGGTACAAAAGTGAAAGGAAAACCAGATGTGTATAGCGTAGTTTCGAATGCTGCATTTGCTATTATGTCTTTGGGTTTATCAACTTTTAGTCCCTTTGGATTCAAGGTTGATCTCATGTATTTTTTCTGTGGAGTTCTAATAGTGCAGCTCATGAAAATTAAACTATGGTTGATCATTGTCGGAGGGTGTTTCAGTTATTCCCTCAACATTCTCCATTCCACTTTAGATACTGATCAACGCTCATATGATCTTCTAAGCATTACCATTGATCCAcgatcacaatcacaatcacaagtAAGCACTGGTAGTGTTTCTCCACCTGATTCACCACGTGTTCATGTTCCTGTTCCTCCCCAAGCTGATCCTATCCCTCTTGGTTCACCATTACAACGAGGCAATAGTCGTAGAGTTCTTGCCAGGAGAGACTTTATGAGTCATATAGAAGAGCTTGAaaaggagaatgaaaaggttaTCAACACAATTTTGAAGCTTGTGGGTGGATACCTTAAGGCTAATGTTGTGAATGAAGATCAGATTGCAGTGCCGGAAATACAAGCTGACGACAACTTGGTGAAAGACATGTTACCGTCTGACCTCATCGACAAACTTCGTTACACCGGGAAGCTGATGTTTCAGAATGAGTGCCGCAGTTTGTACAGCAGTTGTAGGAGGTTGTTTCTAAAGGAGTGTTTATCAAAACTCGGGCTGGAAATTGAAGAGCTCAATGTGGAGGACTTTGACAAGATGGAGAAGATAGGGAGTTTGATAAAAGCTTTGAACATAACCGTGAGAATACTGTTTCCCAATGAAAGGATTCTCTGTGCTCACGTATTCCCCGAGTCTTACAATGCAGATATCTCATTTGCTGAGGTTTGCACTGAATTGAGTATCAGTCTGTTAAGATTTGTGAATACACTAGCAACTGAGAATCATCAATGGTCTTACCATCTGGTCCATGTCATTCCCAACGTGTTCAAGACTTTGATTGATCTGATTCCAATGTTCGATTCACTGTTTTATGGTCAGCTGTTTAGCGAATCACTCAGAAATGGTGCAATTCTTGTTGGGAAGAGATTGGGTGTTTTTGTTGAGTTGGAGAGTCTCATTCACCGTGAAGTGGCTAAGGAGACTGTTCCCAATGGTGGGATTCATCCAACAACCCACAGAGTGATGGATTATCTGAGAGAAGTTTTCACAGATGATGAGACTTTCCCAATTAGAAGAGGAATATCTTCATTTTCAGATCAGGTAGCTagaataataaaagttttagaCACAAATTTGGAAGCCAAGTCCAAAAGCTACACAGACCCAGCATTAGGCCAtgtttttatgataaataatttgatgtttttacAATTTGGGGAAGATTATATATATGGAGAGATTTTAGGCCAAGGTTGGTACAAGTCAAAGATCAACCAGCACATTGAACTCTATCAAAGAAGCTCGTGGGATAAGATATTGGAGCTTTTGAAAGTAAGCAGTAGAGAACTGCTAGCAGAGTCTATGAAAAAGAAGCTGAAATTGTTCAACCAGCAGTTCAATGAGATATGCAAAGCTCAGTCTGAGTGGTTAATATTTGATGATGAGCTGAGGGAAGTTGTGGTAAAATCCGTAGAGAACACATTGTTGCCTACATATGGGACCTTTATTGGAATGATTCATGATGTTGTTGGTAAAGATGCTTATAAGTTCATTAGGTATGGAATTCAGAACATTCAAGATCGCTTTAGTCATTTGTTTTCTCTAAAAATTGCTTAG
- the LOC128197787 gene encoding exocyst complex component EXO70B1-like has protein sequence MLIKIWSWLHQPKVWRFVCFASSIVGLICYALSSSFNHLLGNWTWWKLLLYIVFGFLISLSTLFAKTWEYSNSRCLEAHTAFSVLLITSVYSFFLDKYLKQKADAYSLLSCVAFAIMSLGLSRLSQLGFEVDLLYFFCALLMVQLMKIKLWLVTVGGAFSYSLILLRSNLDLQPRSGYHGLQHQDHVVLEIGSFSQPQGTSNSVTQVDSTRTIMASSPPHPVIDMVWPSRGTRHSASLVFSPQEGGSGGGPPENIYGTEECFMGCIEALKKENGRVIRAISMHVDKYLKASVLSEEHISVPELHGDDNMVVDSLSSGMIIKLRESVDKMVSDGFEEECLHVYSNWRRKFLKESLWALGLQDQELNGEDINKSEKIERLIKAMNIAARILFPNEERLFYRVFRGSIFNGEFHFRELCTELATSLLNSALALETWSHFLRNTLEELIQEFESFTTLINIVVLLIKQRLCIYEALEDISLNPGGGIHPITLEGMYCIYLVYRNREIRKLRQDLKEGTIPASLYIDKVRILLQSSLDEKSKNGNKFEVLYYIKSQRRSRENKLRLGLDEMISPVLIYRMIELLESSLEANSKNYKNPSLGYVFIMNNRRFIEVETKLNGLGLAFGDDWLHKNTTKFQENLELYLRSSWNKIVDLLKVDINQLEPSVTVELMKDNLYWFNEHFDETCNIQSAWPVCDEELREQIIKSIENMLLPAYGSFLGTFEEFVGKHAYRYIKYGMFEVQDRLNKLFLLRE, from the coding sequence ATGCTCATCAAAATTTGGAGTTGGCTACATCAGCCAAAGGTATGGAGATTTGTGTGTTTTGCTTCATCTATCGTTGGCCTTATCTGTTACGCTCTGAGCTCCTCTTTCAATCATTTACTTGGAAATTGGACCTGGTGGAAGTTACTTCTTTACATTGTTTTCGGTTTTTTAATCTCCCTTTCCACCTTGTTTGCAAAGACATGGGAATACTCCAACTCTCGCTGTTTGGAAGCTCACACAGCATTCTCTGTTTTGCTTATCACTTCTGTATACTCCTTTTTCCTTGATAAATATCTGAAACAGAAAGCAGATGCCTATAGTCTGCTTTCTTGTGTTGCTTTTGCTATCATGTCTCTAGGCTTGTCTAGGCTCAGTCAGTTAGGATTTGAGGTTGATCTCCTGTATTTTTTCTGTGCACTTCTGATGGTACAActcatgaaaataaaactgTGGCTAGTCACTGTTGGGGGAGCTTTCAGTTATTCCCTCATCCTTCTTCGTTCCAATTTGGATCTTCAACCAAGAAGTGGGTATCATGGACTTCAACACCAAGATCATGTAGTGCTTGAAATTGGTTCTTTTTCACAACCACAAGGAACCAGTAATAGTGTTACTCAAGTGGATTCAACCCGAACAATTATGGCTAGTTCACCACCTCATCCTGTCATTGATATGGTCTGGCCTTCAAGAGGAACAAGGCATAGTGCTTCTCTAGTATTTTCACCTCAAGAGGGTGGTTCTGGTGGTGGCCCTCCCGAAAACATTTATGGTACCGAGGAATGCTTCATGGGTTGTATAGAGGCTCTTAAGAAGGAGAATGGGAGAGTTATCAGAGCAATTTCCATGCATGTAGACAAATACCTTAAAGCTAGTGTTCTGAGTGAGGAGCATATTTCAGTGCCAGAATTGCATGGCGACGACAACATGGTGGTGGATTCATTGTCGTCAGGAATGATCATCAAGCTTCGTGAAAGTGTAGACAAGATGGTGTCAGATGGATTTGAGGAGGAATGCTTGCACGTGTACAGTAATTGGCGGCGGAAGTTTCTGAAAGAGAGTCTCTGGGCATTAGGGTTGCAGGATCAAGAGCTCAACGGGGAGGACATTAACAAGTCGGAGAAGATTGAGAGGCTGATAAAAGCTATGAACATAGCCGCGAGGATACTCTTTCCCAATGAAGAAAGACTCTTCTATCGTGTCTTTAGGGGCTCCATTTTCAATGGGGAGTTTCATTTCAGGGAACTTTGCACGGAATTGGCTACTAGTCTGCTGAACTCTGCCCTTGCCTTGGAAACTTGGAGCCATTTCTTGCGCAACACATTGGAGGAGTTGATACAAGAGTTTGAATCATTTACAACACTAATAAATATTGTAGTTCTCCTGATAAAGCAGAGATTGTGCATTTATGAGGCTTTGGAAGATATATCACTCAATCCTGGTGGCGGGATTCATCCTATTACCCTTGAAGGGATGTACTGTATTTATTTGGTTTACAGAAATAGGGAAATTAGGAAACTTAGGCAAGATTTAAAGGAGGGAACGATTCCAGCATCTTTGTACATAGACAAAGTGAGAATTCTGTTACAGAGTAGTTTGGACGAAAAGTCCAAAAATGGTAATAAGTTTGAAGTGTTGTACTACATTAAATCTCAACGTCGAAGTAGGGAGAATAAACTTAGGCTAGGTTTAGATGAAATGATTTCACCTGTGTTGATTTACAGGATGATAGAGCTTTTAGAGAGCAGTTTAGAAGCCAactccaaaaattacaaaaacccTTCTTTGGGTTATGTTTTCATCATGAACAACCGGAGATTCATTGAAGTAGAGACAAAACTGAATGGACTGGGACTTGCTTTTGGAGATGACTGGCTCCACAAAAACACAACAAAGTTCCAAGAAAACCTTGAGCTCTATCTAAGAAGCTCATGGAATAAGATTGTGGACCTTTTGAAGGTAGACATCAACCAACTAGAGCCTAGTGTTACAGTCGAGTTGATGAAAGACAACCTTTATTGGTTCAACGAACACTTTGATGAGACATGCAACATTCAGTCTGCATGGCCTGTCTGTGATGAGGAGCTAAGggaacaaataataaaatccaTAGAAAACATGCTGTTGCCAGCATATGGAAGTTTCCTTGGCACATTTGAGGAATTTGTTGGGAAGCATGCTTATAGATACATTAAGTATGGAATGTTTGAGGTTCAAGATCGACTcaacaaattgtttcttttaagGGAGTAG